The Candidatus Poribacteria bacterium genome segment TACTCTCAATCAAGCACGGCAGAAATTCAAACGATTTTATTATTACACAAAAGCATAATTTATCTGACACAGTACTAGCAACTTAGATTATAATAACGTAAGTTGTTAGTTGTAAAACCCGCTTGGCTTGGATAGACATATCCAAGCCATAACCGCAAATATCCGGTAGTTTTGTCAATTCATTACCAGTAATGGTTTTCTGGATTTATCGTGCGTCTACCCAATCCAACACATGTCGCCCCGCTGGGGCTAAATGAACCGCTGAACCAATGATTTTTACGTTTCACGCATCACGTTTCACGTTATCAACGGCTGCAAACTAGCACCATTGGTTAATATAATCAACGACTAAAGGAGGTCGTATAGATATGTCAGAACAACTCACGTTGAAACAACGGATACACAACAGCGAAATTATTAACATCGGCGGAGCACCTACAAGTGCTTCAAAAAGTGAACTCGAAGCGATTCTCAATCAGGACTCCTACGATTTAATCGGGACCGACGCCCAACACTCGGCGTTCAATGAAGAGAAACTCGTTTCATTTTGCGCTAACTTGGAAGAGTTGGGGATGCCCGTTCAGTTGCGTATCAAACATACACGGAACGCTTATCTCATTGGAAATATCCTCGATCTGGGACCATTGGCAATTGTCGTGCCGCAGGTCGAAACGGAGGCAACGGTTGATGAAGCGATCGATGCCTTCTACTATTCGCCGATAGGAAAACGGAGTTGGGGACCCAGTTCGGGGTATGGCTTCAAGCCAGATATGGAACGGCTAGAGTACGCCGAATGGTGGAACAACAACGGTATCCTCAGTCTACAACTGGAATCCGTTGATGCAATCATCAATGCACGAAAACTTGCCAAACCCGGCGTTGACATGCTCATGTTCGGCGCGAACGACTTAGGATTTAGCCTCGAAACATATCCAAATCCCCCGTTCAAAACGGTTGAGGAATGCTTCCAGCATGTTGTCGAGCAAATGGAAGGGACTCAAGTCAAAGTAGGAGTTGGCTACACACCCGGTGGACGGCTCTAAGTCGATGCGCCTAGAGTGCACAAAGATTGTGTGCCTGTAATCGCGCAACTTTTCCCAAACCCAATGATAGAGAAAGGATCACTCCAATGATTATCGTCGATACCCACTGTCATGCCGGACTGAACAAATACGAACCCATCGAAACTCTGCTTTACCACATGGAGCAATCCGGTGTCGATCGCGCGGTCTTAATTCAGCATCAGGGAACTACCAACAATAGTTATCATGTTGAATGTTTGGGTGCCCACCCAGACCGGCTTGCCTCGGCGATGATTGTGGAAAGCACCGACGATGGAGAGCGGATGCGCTATTGGGCGGACCAAGGGCTTGTGGGGATCCGTCTCGCCGCAGACTCACGAGCGGAAGCGTCTGATCCGCTCGCACAGTGGCGTACTGCTGCCGAACTTAATCTTGTCGTCAGTGCCCCTTCAAGCCCATCAACGCTCCTCAGCGACGGATTTGCTGAAGTCCTGAAGCTGTTTCCTGACCTCCAGATCGTCATCGAACATTTAGCTGGTGTGGGCACGGATGCAGTGGCACCGTATGATGAGTTGAAGCGCGTTCTTGCCTTGGCAAAACACCCCAACCTGACAATAAAACTGCCGGGCTTCGGGGAATTCTGTAACCTGCCTTATCCATTCGAGAACGTCCCTCCGCTGGCACGCATGGTTGTGGAGGCGTTTGGACCGCAACGGGTAATGTGGGGGAGCGACTTTCCGCCGGTCAGTTCGAGGGAAGGATATCACCGTTCACTTCAGTTCCCGCTTGATTACTTCTCCGATTTGAGCGAGGAAGAGCGGGAGTGGATTTTCGGTCGCACCGCGTTGTCGGTGTGGAAATTCGCCGATTCTTGACGTTTGGGTTACACTGTGCCGATAGGTATATTATAGAAGATCCCTAAACGATTGATTATAATGGAGATGATATCATGACGAGCACAACGAAAAATGTTTTGCCCCAACCGACAACTGACCTTAATCTAGCGAAAACACATTTGGACGAGTTCGGTTATTGTCTGCTCGCCAACGCGCTCAGTCCAAAGCAAGTTGAGGCGTTACGCACTCGATTGATAGAACAGGCAGCCGCAGAAAAGCAGCAAGGGCTTGCTCATGAAGATGGCGGTAAGGAAAAGGACAGCGGTATCAATCAGCGAGTCTGGATGCTGATTAACAAGGGAGAGATTTTTCATGAACCGTTGCTCCACAAGGATGTCCACGACCTGATTGGGCATGTCCTCGGCGAACAATATCTGTTGTCGTGCTATACCGCTAATATCGCC includes the following:
- a CDS encoding amidohydrolase translates to MIIVDTHCHAGLNKYEPIETLLYHMEQSGVDRAVLIQHQGTTNNSYHVECLGAHPDRLASAMIVESTDDGERMRYWADQGLVGIRLAADSRAEASDPLAQWRTAAELNLVVSAPSSPSTLLSDGFAEVLKLFPDLQIVIEHLAGVGTDAVAPYDELKRVLALAKHPNLTIKLPGFGEFCNLPYPFENVPPLARMVVEAFGPQRVMWGSDFPPVSSREGYHRSLQFPLDYFSDLSEEEREWIFGRTALSVWKFADS